In a single window of the Paenibacillus sp. MMS20-IR301 genome:
- a CDS encoding adenosylcobinamide amidohydrolase, with translation MEEVRVKLPFNLAAGETEYRSGVWQGLVLKWQKEHLLLELPAEADSISSAVYGGGMGRLKRAVNQFVSRDYECSNPVRDMEAKLVEWGYPLEGCAGLMTAVPLEHAAVAEEDTGSAGIFCCVTAAAGNAARAGSQRSVLAAYRPGTINIMLAIDGWLSPSAMVNAVMTATEAKAAALADLGISDAENGLPATGTTTDAVVLAVSGSRRYAAEHVYAGTATDLGGAIGRLVYSTVTASLRSVKAAEAERK, from the coding sequence ATGGAGGAAGTACGGGTGAAGCTTCCCTTTAATCTGGCTGCCGGAGAAACGGAGTACCGGAGCGGGGTTTGGCAAGGATTAGTGCTGAAATGGCAGAAGGAACATCTGCTGCTGGAATTGCCGGCTGAAGCGGACAGTATATCGAGCGCGGTATACGGCGGAGGCATGGGCCGCTTGAAGCGGGCAGTGAATCAATTTGTCAGCCGGGATTACGAATGCAGCAATCCGGTACGTGACATGGAGGCGAAGCTGGTGGAGTGGGGCTATCCGCTGGAAGGCTGTGCCGGACTGATGACGGCTGTTCCGCTCGAGCATGCTGCGGTTGCCGAGGAGGATACGGGGTCAGCAGGTATTTTCTGCTGCGTGACTGCGGCTGCGGGCAATGCCGCCCGCGCCGGATCGCAGCGCAGCGTGCTGGCGGCTTACCGCCCGGGCACGATTAACATTATGCTTGCCATTGACGGATGGCTGTCGCCGTCTGCGATGGTGAATGCTGTGATGACGGCCACGGAAGCGAAGGCGGCTGCACTGGCGGATCTCGGCATCTCTGATGCCGAGAATGGTCTGCCTGCAACCGGGACGACTACGGATGCGGTTGTGCTTGCCGTAAGCGGAAGCCGCCGCTACGCTGCGGAGCATGTGTATGCCGGAACCGCCACGGATCTTGGCGGAGCCATCGGCAGACTGGTCTACAGCACGGTGACGGCAAGCCTGCGGTCCGTGAAGGCAGCGGAGGCTGAGCGGAAATGA
- a CDS encoding lipoate--protein ligase: protein MLFIDNTGITDPSINLAIEEFALKNLPMDDSYLLFYINSPSIIIGKHQNTIEEINQEYVKDNNIQVVRRLSGGGAVYHDLGNLNFSFITKDDGQSFHNFLKFTQPVIDYLQSMGVNAELSGRNDLQVGEQKISGNAQFSTRGRMFSHGTLMFDLNLDDVQASLNVNPEKFKSKSTKSVRSRVANIKELLGNPDMTIEEFREGLLRSIFGMEASEVPQYKLTMDDWVRINEISKEHYQNWDWNYGLSPKSNVKHTRKFPAGLVDIRMDIEDSVIREIKIYGDFFGVGDVADVENALRGKRYEEAEVRQALADLDLKHYFGRIEPEDFIGLVFLEE from the coding sequence ATGCTTTTTATTGATAACACCGGAATTACAGACCCGTCGATCAATCTGGCGATTGAGGAGTTTGCGCTCAAGAACCTGCCGATGGACGACAGCTACCTGCTCTTTTATATCAACAGCCCGTCCATCATCATCGGCAAACATCAGAATACGATCGAAGAGATCAACCAGGAGTACGTGAAAGACAACAATATTCAAGTCGTCCGGCGTCTGTCCGGCGGCGGTGCGGTATATCATGACTTAGGCAACCTGAACTTCAGCTTCATAACTAAGGACGACGGCCAGTCGTTCCATAACTTCCTGAAATTTACCCAGCCGGTCATCGACTACCTGCAATCTATGGGCGTGAATGCGGAGCTGAGCGGACGTAATGACCTTCAGGTCGGGGAGCAGAAAATCTCCGGCAACGCCCAGTTCTCCACCCGCGGACGCATGTTCAGCCATGGCACCCTGATGTTCGACCTTAATCTGGATGATGTACAAGCTTCACTCAATGTGAATCCGGAGAAGTTCAAATCAAAGAGCACGAAATCTGTACGCAGCCGTGTCGCCAATATCAAGGAGCTGCTCGGTAATCCGGATATGACAATTGAGGAATTCCGCGAAGGCCTGCTGCGTTCCATCTTCGGCATGGAGGCCTCTGAGGTTCCGCAGTACAAGCTGACCATGGACGACTGGGTGCGGATCAATGAAATTTCGAAGGAGCACTACCAGAACTGGGATTGGAACTACGGCTTATCGCCGAAGAGCAATGTGAAGCATACCCGCAAATTCCCGGCCGGACTTGTCGATATCCGCATGGATATTGAAGATTCCGTAATCCGCGAGATCAAAATCTACGGGGACTTCTTCGGCGTCGGCGATGTCGCAGATGTCGAGAATGCGCTGCGCGGCAAGCGTTATGAAGAAGCAGAGGTACGCCAGGCGCTGGCCGATCTCGATCTGAAGCATTATTTCGGCCGGATTGAGCCGGAGGATTTCATCGGACTTGTGTTTCTTGAGGAATAG
- a CDS encoding metal-dependent hydrolase, whose translation MMGKSHLVISTGITLSAMSLLGLEITLPAVAVAVVSSLLPDIDEPNSLLVRKAVPEFVLRMLQVSLIGAAIYLYFAGIAAPPWNIALSLLVGSVSFLPGRRLRHLVMLLLALALFAFAGAYEPWNYIAACVLVVASVVPHRGITHTLYAVAGWGALLYFVSSGMNDGGSLWVAGSLSYALHLLADSLTQRGITPLPPLPLKLRLKLMSTGTKKGNAVEKVCVILTLLLVVYVFVLTPSLV comes from the coding sequence ATGATGGGCAAATCCCATTTAGTTATCAGCACCGGGATTACCTTATCCGCCATGAGCCTGCTGGGGCTGGAAATTACCCTCCCGGCGGTCGCAGTAGCTGTAGTCAGCTCGCTGCTGCCCGATATTGACGAGCCGAACTCCTTGCTGGTCCGTAAAGCGGTCCCCGAGTTTGTCCTGCGCATGCTGCAGGTATCTTTAATCGGCGCGGCGATCTATCTGTATTTCGCCGGAATTGCTGCTCCGCCGTGGAATATTGCGCTGTCTTTGCTGGTCGGCAGCGTATCCTTCCTGCCGGGGCGCCGGCTGCGGCATCTGGTGATGCTGCTGCTAGCGCTGGCTTTGTTTGCTTTTGCCGGTGCATATGAGCCATGGAACTACATCGCTGCCTGTGTGCTGGTAGTAGCCTCTGTTGTTCCGCACCGGGGAATTACGCATACGCTGTATGCTGTTGCCGGCTGGGGAGCGCTGCTCTATTTCGTTTCAAGCGGCATGAATGACGGCGGCAGCCTCTGGGTTGCCGGTAGCCTGTCCTACGCCCTGCATCTGCTCGCCGATTCCTTGACCCAGCGCGGAATTACTCCGCTGCCTCCGCTGCCGCTTAAGCTGCGGCTGAAGCTGATGAGCACCGGCACGAAGAAGGGCAATGCGGTGGAGAAGGTGTGCGTGATCCTTACGCTGCTCCTGGTTGTCTATGTATTTGTTCTTACGCCTTCACTGGTATGA
- the cobD gene encoding threonine-phosphate decarboxylase CobD: MLEKYGHGGDLLTAAELYGGNSGGFVDFSANINPLGPPPGVLALLRDAVTAITAYPDPGHRRLKALLAEELGVGPDWITVANGAAESMALLLLAVAPRRVGIVEPCFSEYRQLAEQFGAEVLSVQGTSGKDYRASVEAISGLLEQTDLLFLGQPNNPNGVQYPLDELRFLARKAEACGTVLAVDEAFIDFIPEADRISLLPELGAYRHAVLVRSMTKFFAIPGLRLGFTAASPELAAAMSGKQVTWSVNGLALLAGEACLQSGDGYGQETRALIAAERQRLRRGLLELGCGVPPGEANFLLLRLPAPWTAAAVQERLGRRGILVRSCAMYPGLTPGHIRVAVKGGADNSRLLVELGAILQARV, encoded by the coding sequence ATGCTGGAAAAATATGGCCACGGTGGTGATCTGCTGACGGCGGCTGAGTTATACGGGGGAAACAGCGGCGGCTTTGTTGATTTCAGCGCCAATATTAATCCGCTGGGGCCGCCGCCTGGAGTGCTGGCGCTTCTGCGGGATGCCGTGACAGCGATTACCGCTTATCCCGATCCGGGGCACCGGAGGCTGAAGGCGCTGCTCGCGGAGGAGTTGGGGGTCGGTCCGGACTGGATTACCGTCGCGAACGGAGCGGCCGAATCTATGGCCTTGCTGCTGCTCGCGGTGGCGCCGCGCCGGGTGGGTATCGTCGAGCCCTGTTTCTCCGAGTACCGTCAGCTCGCGGAGCAGTTCGGTGCCGAAGTGCTGTCCGTGCAGGGGACAAGCGGGAAGGATTACCGGGCTTCCGTGGAGGCCATATCCGGCCTGCTGGAGCAGACTGATCTGCTGTTCCTCGGCCAGCCGAACAACCCGAACGGCGTCCAGTATCCGCTGGACGAGCTGCGGTTCCTGGCCCGCAAGGCTGAAGCCTGCGGGACGGTGCTGGCGGTGGATGAAGCGTTCATCGACTTCATCCCTGAGGCGGACCGGATATCCCTGCTGCCGGAGCTGGGGGCTTACCGTCATGCGGTGCTGGTGCGCTCGATGACGAAGTTTTTTGCCATTCCGGGACTGCGGCTGGGCTTCACGGCCGCTAGCCCGGAGCTTGCCGCGGCGATGAGCGGCAAGCAGGTGACCTGGAGCGTGAACGGCCTGGCGCTGCTGGCCGGGGAAGCCTGCCTGCAGAGCGGCGACGGCTACGGGCAGGAGACGCGCGCGCTGATCGCAGCCGAGCGGCAGCGGCTGCGGCGGGGCTTGCTTGAGCTCGGCTGCGGGGTGCCGCCGGGCGAAGCGAACTTCCTGCTGCTGCGGCTGCCCGCGCCATGGACCGCAGCAGCGGTACAGGAGCGGCTGGGCCGCCGCGGCATCCTGGTGCGCAGCTGCGCGATGTATCCCGGCCTTACGCCGGGGCATATCCGCGTAGCGGTCAAGGGCGGCGCAGACAATAGCCGTCTGCTGGTGGAGCTGGGGGCGATACTGCAGGCTAGGGTGTGA
- a CDS encoding S-layer homology domain-containing protein yields MLRIPLKKMTVMLLMASLVLTSAPLGLPEAAFAAEGTDTVTGSAALDINQSKVQGEDSLDLSQVGNVDWLHLKGNGPEQMVQIRKAVSSSVTFSVYGNGTTGTEGKADRGGDANYLAYSWDDGMAGYERAVKDTGFGVFYPKSSRDAGKYENVGWTFRVAPQPQESTVVFGIGLWQAKAAVRIYADMQLMETKEINAGGTSEVYKYQIKVPAHVELKVEGLQAETLSQYGNMSFSGLAVSSKELADKSKLQTAYNQVKDRLQGVYTDESWQDFVQAREAAKSVLEQKDAAQADIDSALTRLNNAQAALVRRDTNIMIDYTGAAENEYEFGASGDQQDRYQTFTVSDGFEMQYVQVNVRKMSNNVSDLTAKLYGTDSSGLPAGAPLAEATVSRDQVTDGALTAIPLSYTLAGNTRYALVLSQKNLFSGKYRWMVMKRSGDTAGEYFGKSVSGAFRSEAHLGTGILRIIKKSDTDRTALQAIIIEIEDYNYNSKLYTVQSWSALEAAINHAKLLLNDFDAKQEAINSAYSALQSSRDGLEFNMDMSDIAVQIDRISRAVIKGYTISSLNNLNEAVKAAKALEANAPESDKLAAYANVLKAVHNLKVSGKYKYETNEQMTAAFGFEGDKNASLAFLDGSYQIGGSRPEQHGPVAPKQLVTFGVTDTSNIKWTKGEGYLPEFISEYTKNKVDYKIETFANKHTVDNKDYVINYSRITATNHSGDIVLLPVVSGNLVPVNAAAVNMYTVQPGASVVREYAIEADKYEYFDKNVTRFTSLTKEQVAGLGSFEANYNEMKAYWLMRLSKVAELSLPNQELVNAFKSGYIDTLIIKDDTYLHVGENGYARLFSHDTLGILVNLIQSGDFAHAQDYLKSIPLTGGINIETGQVDSNLYWDTNWKIPWAYAVYLSKTGDASIFDEQMTADDGTTGTVFEKRVKFGARTIESDRNADGIMKKTYAIDSEGNWTIDNYSALTGLTAYEYVTRELYRLKNDESYLQEAEWAKARYDDLLAKFTAKLQQTITEEGLDYIPASVVETNDENRMKDSRDANWASMFLFGRWHWDGYLYGAEQPEDNINLKLLDDTYTYGINRRIQEDTTDSPYNFGGYPHGFYSSAYNAGYGSAALRGEAYRDMGIKAYEFMIENSMSGPFSWWEGINYPVSGSPWAQTNDQLNLQNTPGGGGSAQHMWGQSVNSKVLVDSLIGERIYDQNEKVEIIAGRGIPKEWVLDAAKNNNIVAGVQNYPALQGGRVGYKIVRQDNQLIVTFNSDLSQAKLAAGQASFSVQLPSMVNNIADVSAGIADNEKGSVTVPLNTASVTITLGDLPKPLAVNLDQAKLEIGYAAGDLRTSVTKNVILPAAGEYGSEITWTSSHPEIISSKGEVERPAGTTEVTLTATLRKDGAEAQKSFVLTVIKADKQPDGGTDPDPGNNGGNGDGGNNGNNGNNGNPGNNAGNTGAAGTTGDNGSMGNTGNTGNAGNGASAGQLVFKDVDKHWAKESILAAIERNLVKGYGDGSFRPYGAVTRSEFAVILGRALQVELKPSVLTFKDKGSIPAWAGPYVAAAVQSGWITGYSDQTFRPDGKITRLEMIAMIIRAQDVETDAAAKAAYTDTGDIPAWGQPYAAAAYAAGLIEGRGNNRLAPQEQATRAEAVTVILRMLEKTE; encoded by the coding sequence ATGCTCAGAATACCGCTCAAAAAAATGACGGTCATGCTCTTAATGGCTTCACTGGTTCTGACTTCTGCCCCGCTGGGTCTGCCGGAGGCAGCCTTTGCAGCAGAAGGTACGGATACCGTCACAGGATCCGCCGCACTTGATATCAACCAAAGCAAAGTACAAGGGGAAGACTCGCTTGACCTGTCCCAGGTCGGCAATGTGGACTGGCTGCATCTGAAAGGCAACGGCCCGGAGCAGATGGTCCAGATCAGGAAGGCTGTCTCCAGCTCTGTAACCTTCAGCGTATACGGTAATGGTACTACCGGCACCGAGGGGAAAGCGGACCGGGGCGGTGATGCCAATTATCTTGCGTATTCCTGGGATGATGGCATGGCCGGTTATGAAAGGGCTGTCAAAGATACAGGGTTTGGCGTGTTTTATCCGAAGAGCAGCAGGGATGCAGGGAAATATGAGAATGTAGGCTGGACCTTCCGGGTAGCCCCGCAGCCGCAGGAGTCGACGGTCGTGTTTGGCATCGGGCTGTGGCAGGCCAAGGCTGCTGTGAGAATATATGCGGATATGCAGCTTATGGAGACGAAGGAAATCAACGCTGGCGGTACTTCGGAAGTGTACAAGTATCAGATCAAGGTGCCTGCCCATGTGGAGTTGAAAGTGGAGGGTCTGCAGGCAGAAACCTTGTCACAGTACGGCAATATGTCTTTCTCGGGACTGGCCGTGAGCAGCAAGGAGCTTGCGGACAAGAGCAAACTGCAGACTGCCTACAATCAGGTCAAAGACAGGCTTCAGGGCGTGTATACGGATGAATCCTGGCAGGATTTTGTGCAGGCAAGAGAAGCCGCCAAGAGTGTTCTGGAGCAGAAGGATGCCGCCCAGGCTGACATTGACAGTGCCTTAACCCGGCTGAATAACGCTCAGGCTGCGCTGGTAAGAAGAGATACGAATATCATGATCGATTATACAGGTGCCGCTGAGAATGAATATGAGTTCGGCGCCAGCGGGGATCAGCAGGACAGATATCAGACTTTTACCGTGAGTGACGGCTTTGAAATGCAGTATGTACAAGTAAATGTGCGGAAAATGTCCAACAACGTAAGTGATCTGACGGCAAAATTATATGGGACAGACAGCTCAGGCCTGCCGGCAGGTGCGCCGCTTGCTGAAGCAACGGTAAGCAGGGACCAGGTTACGGACGGCGCTCTGACTGCCATACCGCTCAGCTACACGCTTGCAGGGAATACACGTTATGCCCTGGTGCTGTCGCAGAAGAATCTGTTCTCCGGCAAATACCGCTGGATGGTTATGAAGAGAAGCGGGGACACGGCAGGCGAGTATTTCGGCAAAAGTGTCTCAGGCGCTTTTCGATCAGAAGCACATCTCGGTACAGGAATCTTGCGGATCATTAAAAAGTCGGATACGGATAGAACCGCCTTGCAGGCTATAATCATTGAAATAGAGGATTATAACTATAACAGCAAGCTGTACACCGTACAGTCATGGTCCGCTCTGGAGGCTGCAATCAATCACGCGAAGCTGCTGCTGAATGATTTTGATGCCAAGCAGGAGGCGATTAATTCAGCTTACAGCGCACTGCAGTCGTCAAGGGACGGTCTTGAGTTCAATATGGACATGTCTGACATTGCCGTCCAGATCGACAGGATCAGCCGGGCGGTGATCAAGGGATATACTATAAGTTCGCTAAACAACCTGAATGAAGCGGTAAAAGCGGCCAAGGCGCTGGAGGCAAACGCTCCGGAGAGCGATAAGCTGGCTGCATACGCCAATGTTTTGAAAGCGGTTCATAATCTAAAGGTCTCGGGCAAATACAAGTATGAAACGAATGAGCAGATGACTGCGGCCTTTGGTTTTGAGGGGGATAAGAATGCCTCCCTTGCCTTCCTGGATGGCTCGTATCAGATCGGCGGAAGCCGTCCGGAGCAGCATGGCCCGGTTGCCCCCAAGCAGCTGGTTACCTTCGGAGTAACGGATACAAGCAACATCAAGTGGACTAAAGGGGAAGGCTATCTGCCCGAATTTATCAGTGAATATACGAAAAATAAAGTGGACTACAAGATTGAAACGTTCGCAAACAAGCATACTGTGGACAATAAGGATTATGTCATTAACTATTCCAGAATTACGGCTACGAATCATTCGGGTGATATAGTGCTTTTGCCGGTTGTCTCGGGCAATCTGGTGCCGGTCAATGCGGCTGCTGTAAATATGTATACTGTCCAGCCTGGCGCGAGCGTTGTGCGGGAATATGCGATTGAAGCGGATAAGTATGAGTATTTTGACAAAAATGTTACCCGGTTCACTTCCCTGACCAAAGAGCAGGTGGCCGGCCTAGGCTCCTTCGAAGCCAACTATAATGAGATGAAGGCTTACTGGCTGATGAGACTCTCCAAAGTGGCGGAGCTCAGTCTGCCGAACCAGGAGCTGGTGAATGCGTTCAAATCAGGTTACATTGATACGCTGATTATTAAGGATGATACTTATCTGCATGTGGGTGAGAACGGTTATGCCCGGTTATTTTCCCATGACACGCTGGGGATTCTGGTGAACCTGATTCAGAGCGGCGATTTCGCTCATGCGCAGGATTATCTGAAGAGCATTCCGCTGACAGGCGGGATCAATATTGAGACGGGCCAAGTGGACAGCAACCTGTACTGGGATACCAACTGGAAGATTCCCTGGGCTTATGCAGTGTATTTAAGCAAGACCGGAGACGCCTCGATCTTTGATGAGCAGATGACTGCTGATGACGGTACGACTGGTACTGTTTTTGAGAAACGGGTGAAATTCGGGGCCAGAACCATTGAAAGCGACCGCAACGCTGACGGCATTATGAAAAAAACGTACGCAATCGATTCAGAGGGCAACTGGACCATCGACAATTACTCCGCTCTGACCGGCCTGACCGCCTATGAATATGTAACACGCGAATTATACCGTTTGAAGAATGATGAATCCTATTTGCAGGAAGCGGAATGGGCAAAAGCAAGATATGATGACCTGTTAGCCAAATTCACAGCTAAGCTCCAGCAGACGATAACGGAGGAAGGTCTCGATTATATTCCGGCCTCGGTTGTTGAGACCAATGATGAGAACCGGATGAAGGATTCCAGGGATGCGAACTGGGCGTCGATGTTCCTGTTCGGCAGATGGCACTGGGACGGATACCTGTACGGGGCCGAGCAGCCGGAGGATAACATTAACCTGAAGCTGCTGGATGATACGTATACCTATGGGATCAACCGGCGGATTCAAGAGGATACAACCGATTCTCCGTACAACTTCGGGGGATATCCGCACGGCTTTTATTCAAGTGCTTATAATGCCGGATACGGCAGTGCTGCGCTGCGCGGGGAAGCATACCGGGATATGGGGATTAAAGCTTACGAGTTCATGATCGAGAATTCAATGAGCGGGCCGTTCAGCTGGTGGGAAGGAATCAATTATCCCGTATCGGGCAGCCCGTGGGCACAGACGAATGATCAGCTTAATCTGCAAAATACCCCGGGCGGCGGCGGATCAGCCCAGCATATGTGGGGACAATCGGTTAACTCCAAGGTGCTGGTCGACTCCCTGATCGGGGAGAGAATCTATGACCAGAATGAGAAGGTTGAGATTATTGCAGGCCGCGGTATCCCTAAGGAGTGGGTGCTGGATGCTGCGAAGAACAATAATATTGTGGCTGGTGTCCAGAACTATCCTGCACTGCAGGGCGGCAGAGTCGGATACAAGATTGTAAGACAAGATAACCAGCTCATTGTTACCTTCAACAGTGATTTGAGTCAGGCGAAGCTTGCAGCCGGCCAGGCCAGCTTCAGCGTTCAATTGCCAAGTATGGTGAACAATATTGCGGATGTCTCAGCAGGAATAGCAGATAACGAAAAAGGCAGCGTCACAGTTCCGTTAAATACAGCTAGCGTAACAATAACTTTGGGGGATCTGCCGAAACCGCTGGCGGTTAATCTGGATCAGGCGAAGCTTGAAATCGGATACGCTGCTGGAGATCTCAGGACTTCGGTGACGAAGAATGTTATTTTGCCGGCTGCCGGGGAGTATGGAAGTGAAATTACCTGGACCTCAAGCCACCCGGAGATCATATCAAGCAAAGGTGAGGTTGAGCGTCCGGCCGGTACAACCGAGGTGACTTTGACAGCCACTTTGCGGAAGGACGGGGCAGAGGCGCAGAAAAGCTTCGTGCTGACGGTCATAAAGGCGGACAAGCAGCCTGACGGCGGCACGGATCCGGATCCGGGAAACAATGGCGGTAATGGGGATGGCGGCAATAACGGAAATAACGGTAATAATGGTAATCCGGGCAATAACGCGGGGAATACTGGCGCTGCTGGAACTACTGGCGATAACGGCAGTATGGGGAATACAGGGAATACCGGAAATGCAGGCAACGGCGCAAGTGCCGGCCAGCTTGTGTTCAAGGATGTAGATAAGCATTGGGCCAAAGAGAGTATCCTTGCAGCCATAGAACGTAATCTGGTAAAAGGATACGGGGACGGCAGCTTCCGTCCGTACGGAGCGGTGACCCGCAGTGAATTTGCGGTAATCCTGGGCCGTGCGTTACAGGTGGAGCTTAAGCCATCCGTGCTGACGTTCAAGGACAAGGGCAGCATTCCTGCCTGGGCGGGTCCTTATGTTGCCGCTGCCGTCCAATCCGGCTGGATTACAGGCTATTCCGATCAGACCTTCCGGCCGGACGGGAAAATCACACGTCTGGAGATGATTGCCATGATCATCCGGGCGCAGGATGTGGAGACGGATGCGGCAGCTAAGGCAGCATATACAGATACGGGGGACATTCCGGCCTGGGGGCAGCCGTATGCAGCAGCCGCCTATGCAGCAGGGCTGATTGAAGGCAGAGGCAATAACCGGCTGGCTCCGCAGGAGCAGGCTACGCGGGCAGAGGCAGTGACGGTGATTCTTAGAATGCTGGAGAAGACTGAGTAG
- the cbiB gene encoding adenosylcobinamide-phosphate synthase CbiB, with protein MKLAIILLAAYVVDRIVGDPRSIPHPVIYMGKAISAIERLIRRFAVRPRALKRAGLLLPLLIAGGAWGLTALLVLLLARVSPWLAGAAEVWLISTTIASKGLKDAGMAVYAELRKGDIPAARRALGMIVGRDTAALESPEIVRGTVETVAENIVDAIISPLFFALLGGAPLAMAYRAVNTLDSMVGYKNDKYRDLGWASARLDDVANYIPARITALLLTLCAWLLRLDWRRCWRTVRRDARLHPSPNSGYPESAVAGALGIRLGGENVYHGVASFRAYMGEPLRTMEPDDIIVTSRMMMLSSAIFVCMCAAIAVLWHGIGG; from the coding sequence ATGAAACTGGCAATAATCCTGCTGGCGGCCTATGTGGTGGACCGGATTGTAGGTGACCCGCGCAGTATTCCGCATCCAGTAATCTATATGGGCAAAGCGATCTCTGCAATAGAGCGGCTGATCCGCCGCTTCGCTGTCCGGCCCCGTGCCTTGAAGCGGGCGGGTCTGCTGCTCCCGCTGCTGATAGCAGGCGGGGCCTGGGGGCTGACAGCCCTGCTCGTCCTGCTGCTCGCCAGGGTATCTCCATGGCTGGCCGGAGCAGCGGAGGTATGGCTGATCTCCACGACGATCGCCTCCAAAGGCTTGAAAGATGCGGGGATGGCAGTGTACGCCGAGCTGCGTAAAGGGGATATCCCTGCTGCCCGCCGGGCACTGGGGATGATCGTCGGCCGGGATACGGCAGCGCTGGAGAGTCCGGAGATTGTCCGCGGTACCGTGGAGACGGTAGCGGAGAATATCGTTGATGCGATCATCTCCCCGCTGTTTTTCGCCCTGCTGGGGGGAGCGCCGCTGGCGATGGCTTACCGCGCCGTGAACACACTGGATTCCATGGTCGGCTATAAGAACGACAAATACCGCGACCTCGGCTGGGCTTCCGCCAGGCTGGATGATGTCGCTAACTACATACCGGCGCGGATTACAGCGCTCTTATTAACTTTATGTGCCTGGCTGCTGCGTTTGGACTGGCGCAGATGCTGGCGTACCGTGCGCCGTGATGCCCGGCTGCACCCCAGCCCGAACAGCGGCTATCCCGAGTCGGCAGTCGCCGGAGCCCTTGGCATCCGACTGGGCGGCGAGAATGTCTACCATGGTGTAGCTTCATTCCGCGCATATATGGGAGAGCCGCTGCGGACAATGGAGCCGGACGATATTATTGTAACCTCGCGGATGATGATGCTTAGCTCTGCTATCTTTGTCTGTATGTGCGCAGCTATTGCTGTTCTGTGGCACGGGATAGGAGGCTGA
- a CDS encoding histidine phosphatase family protein, which yields MEIGNEGHLKGLDLENCSDTMNPERRIDFELVLIRHGNTTWNQERRYLGHTDLPLLAEERHKLAALQPLPELAGDFRRVYCSDLLRCRETLSAMAPHLEQQAAFDPRLRELNFGAWEGCTYDQLRHNNNYRRWIDDPGSVTPPEGESWAGFEARLDQFWGQLEQELEQVQVQMQELELGLERELGQVQVQEAELAAINASRTSTGLEDSTHIVSSSQPASHHASPQQQDSAPNLLSRGGLSKQPSPLRVLIVTHGGIIRLLLARLNEGVTFYTAAAPAPGEVIVLTLRRDEGAWRAVSFET from the coding sequence GTGGAGATAGGTAACGAAGGTCATTTGAAGGGTTTAGATTTAGAGAATTGCAGTGACACAATGAATCCGGAGCGGCGGATTGATTTTGAACTGGTGCTTATACGCCATGGAAATACGACGTGGAATCAGGAGCGGCGGTATCTGGGCCACACTGATCTGCCGCTGTTGGCAGAGGAGCGGCACAAGCTGGCTGCGTTACAGCCACTGCCGGAACTGGCTGGTGATTTCCGGCGTGTCTACTGCAGTGACCTGCTCAGGTGTCGGGAAACCTTGTCTGCTATGGCGCCGCATCTGGAGCAGCAGGCAGCCTTTGATCCACGGCTGCGTGAGCTGAATTTCGGTGCCTGGGAAGGCTGTACCTATGATCAGCTCCGGCATAACAACAATTACCGCCGCTGGATTGATGACCCCGGATCGGTGACACCGCCCGAAGGGGAAAGCTGGGCGGGCTTTGAGGCCCGACTGGACCAGTTCTGGGGACAGCTGGAGCAGGAGCTAGAGCAGGTGCAAGTGCAGATGCAAGAGCTGGAGCTGGGGTTAGAGCGGGAGCTTGGGCAGGTACAGGTGCAAGAGGCCGAGCTTGCGGCTATAAACGCAAGTCGTACAAGTACCGGACTTGAGGATAGCACACACATCGTAAGTTCATCGCAGCCAGCTTCCCATCATGCTAGTCCGCAGCAGCAGGATTCAGCACCTAATCTTCTGTCTCGCGGCGGGCTCTCCAAGCAGCCCTCGCCTCTGCGGGTGCTGATCGTGACACATGGTGGCATTATCCGTCTGCTGTTGGCGCGGTTAAACGAAGGAGTAACATTCTATACAGCCGCTGCGCCTGCTCCCGGCGAGGTCATCGTTTTGACCCTTCGCCGTGATGAAGGAGCTTGGCGTGCAGTTTCGTTTGAAACGTAG